Proteins found in one Vallitalea guaymasensis genomic segment:
- the tkt gene encoding transketolase, with amino-acid sequence MRNIETTTINTIRILSAEGIQKAKSGHPGLPMGAAPMAYELWANHMKHNPSDPNWINRDRFILSAGHGSMLLYSLLHLFGYGLTIEDLQEFRQWGSKTPGHPEFGHTVGVDTTTGPLGAGFATGIGMAMAEANLAAKFNKDEYKIVDHYTYAIAGDGCMMEGITSEAASLAGTLKLGKFIAFYDSNKITIEGSTDIAFTEDVGKRYEAYGWQVLQVEDGNDLEAIGKAIQDAKADLEHPSLIIVKTQIGYGCPAKQGKSSAHGEPLGDDNIIETKKNLELPLDKEFHVPEEVYDHMKALQEKGNKEQAKWNELFKEYAAKYADLAKEWEIWTSEELPVDLLNNEEFWTFDNKPSATRAISGQIINKLTKYIPNLFGGAADLAPSTKTYMNDKGDFSAEDYSGMNLHFGVRELAMSAMANGIALHGAHKPFVATFFVFSDYIKPSVRLSALMKLPVTYVLTHDSIGVGEDGPTHQPIEQLAALRSMPNVVTFRPADPRETAAAWYYAITSKETPTAIVLTRQNVPYYEESEKKALKGGYVLVDSDKETPDMILMASGSEVECIYEAAKKLKQDGIDVRVVSMPSMDVFDTQSEEYKESVLPNNVRKRVAIEAAATFGWYKYVGLDGEVIGLDHFGASAPAARVFEEFGITTENVYEVAKKVYAK; translated from the coding sequence ATGAGAAACATTGAGACAACAACGATTAATACTATTAGAATTCTATCTGCTGAGGGTATTCAAAAAGCAAAATCAGGACACCCAGGATTACCTATGGGAGCAGCCCCTATGGCTTATGAATTATGGGCTAATCATATGAAACATAACCCAAGTGATCCAAATTGGATAAATAGGGATAGATTTATTTTATCAGCTGGACATGGTTCCATGTTATTATACTCATTATTACATTTATTTGGATATGGACTTACAATCGAAGATCTACAAGAATTTAGACAATGGGGTAGTAAAACACCTGGACACCCTGAATTTGGACATACAGTAGGAGTAGATACAACTACTGGACCATTAGGAGCAGGATTTGCGACAGGTATCGGTATGGCTATGGCTGAAGCTAACTTAGCAGCTAAATTCAATAAGGATGAATATAAAATAGTAGATCATTACACATATGCTATAGCAGGTGACGGTTGTATGATGGAAGGTATTACATCAGAAGCAGCATCTCTTGCAGGAACTTTAAAACTAGGTAAATTCATTGCATTTTATGATTCTAACAAAATAACTATTGAAGGTAGTACAGATATTGCCTTTACTGAAGATGTTGGAAAAAGATACGAAGCATATGGATGGCAAGTACTACAAGTTGAAGATGGAAACGACTTAGAAGCTATAGGAAAAGCTATTCAAGACGCAAAAGCTGATTTGGAGCACCCATCACTTATTATAGTAAAAACACAAATTGGATATGGATGTCCTGCAAAACAAGGTAAATCATCAGCTCATGGAGAACCATTAGGTGACGATAACATTATTGAAACTAAGAAAAACTTAGAACTTCCATTAGATAAGGAATTCCATGTACCAGAAGAAGTATATGACCATATGAAAGCTTTACAGGAAAAAGGTAACAAAGAGCAAGCTAAGTGGAATGAATTATTTAAAGAATATGCAGCTAAGTATGCTGATTTAGCAAAAGAATGGGAAATATGGACAAGTGAAGAACTTCCAGTTGATTTACTAAATAATGAAGAATTCTGGACATTCGATAATAAACCATCAGCTACAAGAGCTATTTCAGGACAAATAATAAATAAACTTACAAAATATATTCCTAATTTATTTGGTGGAGCTGCTGACCTTGCACCTTCTACTAAAACATATATGAATGATAAAGGAGATTTTTCAGCTGAAGATTATTCAGGAATGAATCTACACTTTGGAGTACGTGAACTAGCTATGTCAGCAATGGCTAATGGTATTGCACTACATGGAGCACATAAACCATTTGTAGCTACTTTCTTCGTATTCAGTGATTACATCAAACCTAGTGTAAGATTATCAGCACTGATGAAGCTTCCTGTAACATATGTATTAACTCATGATAGTATTGGAGTAGGAGAAGATGGACCTACTCACCAACCTATAGAACAATTAGCTGCTCTTAGAAGTATGCCTAATGTAGTTACATTCAGACCTGCTGACCCTAGAGAAACTGCAGCTGCTTGGTATTATGCAATTACATCTAAGGAAACTCCTACAGCTATTGTACTAACAAGACAAAATGTTCCATACTATGAAGAATCCGAGAAAAAAGCTTTAAAAGGTGGATACGTTTTAGTAGATTCTGATAAAGAAACACCAGATATGATATTAATGGCTAGTGGTTCAGAAGTAGAATGTATATATGAAGCTGCTAAGAAGCTTAAACAAGATGGAATTGATGTAAGAGTAGTCAGTATGCCATCTATGGATGTTTTTGATACACAATCAGAAGAGTACAAAGAAAGTGTATTACCTAATAACGTAAGAAAAAGAGTTGCTATAGAAGCTGCTGCAACATTTGGATGGTACAAATATGTAGGACTTGATGGTGAAGTTATTGGTCTTGACCATTTTGGAGCTTCAGCGCCAGCAGCTAGAGTGTTTGAGGAATTTGGTATCACAACTGAAAATGTATATGAAGTTGCAAAAAAAGTGTACGCTAAATAA
- a CDS encoding ribonuclease Z, producing the protein MLDVCLLGTGGMMPLPNRWLTSLMTRYNGSNLLIDCGEGTQITIRQQGWSFKSIDIICFTHYHGDHIGGLPGLLLTIGNSDRREPITLIGPKGLQRVVKGLRVIAPELPFELNYIELKEDYSCFNIKGYEIEAYKLNHNVICYGYNININRQGKFLVEKAKQLELPIKYWNLLQKGETVIYEGRSYEPQSVLGPPRKGIKLSYCTDTRPVKNIETYAKDADLFICEGMYGDEEKENKANEYKHMTFEEAATLAAKAQVNELWLTHFSPSLVRPKDSLHVATKIFENSKVGKDRLTKTLKFDE; encoded by the coding sequence ATGTTAGATGTATGTTTGTTAGGGACAGGCGGAATGATGCCTTTACCAAATAGATGGCTAACTTCTCTTATGACAAGGTACAATGGTAGTAACTTGCTTATTGATTGCGGAGAAGGGACCCAAATAACTATACGACAGCAAGGATGGAGCTTCAAGTCCATCGATATTATATGTTTTACACATTATCATGGTGACCATATTGGAGGATTACCAGGATTATTATTGACCATAGGCAACTCTGATAGAAGAGAGCCAATCACTCTAATTGGACCTAAAGGTCTACAGAGAGTTGTTAAGGGGTTAAGAGTCATAGCTCCTGAATTACCATTTGAATTGAACTATATTGAGTTAAAAGAAGATTATTCTTGCTTCAATATAAAAGGTTATGAAATAGAGGCTTATAAACTTAATCATAATGTTATCTGTTATGGATATAATATTAACATTAACCGTCAAGGAAAATTCTTGGTAGAGAAAGCAAAACAATTAGAACTGCCCATAAAATATTGGAACTTGCTTCAAAAAGGAGAAACAGTAATATATGAAGGCAGAAGTTATGAACCTCAATCAGTACTTGGTCCACCAAGAAAGGGAATAAAATTAAGTTATTGCACTGATACTAGACCTGTGAAAAATATTGAAACATATGCAAAAGATGCAGACCTTTTCATTTGTGAAGGTATGTATGGAGATGAAGAAAAAGAAAATAAGGCAAATGAATATAAACACATGACATTTGAAGAAGCAGCAACTCTAGCTGCAAAAGCCCAGGTTAATGAGCTATGGCTAACACATTTTAGTCCATCATTAGTTAGACCAAAAGATTCGTTACATGTGGCTACAAAAATATTTGAAAACTCTAAAGTTGGTAAGGACAGATTAACTAAGACATTAAAGTTTGATGAATAG
- a CDS encoding DUF6715 family protein, whose product MRKIIAILILASLGILLFVTFSNKTSKDRFDKSLLSNSDRILEYLKEDYEGTINKIHDLQKTPEQVLELNNIVMQKLYSHEITDEEIEVLLKVQRELYDDELLEKNPIDVHLEKAKEEIEKFKENNTKIIGYDIQKNNDDNNNNITFIKVVYYLNNVGPEGEIFEEYVLVKVDELWKIKGWQKTEEFIVVGD is encoded by the coding sequence ATGAGAAAAATTATAGCGATTCTAATTCTAGCAAGTTTAGGAATACTGTTGTTTGTGACATTTTCAAATAAAACAAGTAAAGATAGATTTGATAAGAGTTTATTATCAAATTCAGATAGGATTCTAGAATATCTGAAAGAAGACTATGAAGGCACAATAAACAAAATACATGATTTACAAAAGACTCCAGAGCAAGTTCTAGAATTGAATAATATAGTTATGCAAAAATTATATAGTCATGAAATAACAGATGAAGAAATTGAAGTTTTGTTAAAAGTGCAAAGAGAACTATATGATGATGAATTACTAGAAAAAAATCCAATTGATGTTCACTTAGAAAAAGCAAAAGAAGAAATAGAAAAATTCAAAGAAAATAATACTAAAATAATAGGTTATGACATTCAGAAAAACAATGATGACAATAATAACAATATTACATTTATAAAAGTGGTTTATTATTTGAATAATGTTGGTCCAGAAGGCGAAATATTTGAAGAATATGTATTAGTAAAAGTAGATGAACTATGGAAAATTAAAGGGTGGCAGAAAACAGAAGAATTTATTGTAGTAGGTGATTAA
- the tsaD gene encoding tRNA (adenosine(37)-N6)-threonylcarbamoyltransferase complex transferase subunit TsaD, whose translation MNEDVIIMAIESSCDETSVAIVKNGKHVLSNIISSQIDLHKKFGGVVPEIASRKHIENIDPVISEALEEADMTIKDVTAVAVTYGPGLVGALLVGLAEAKAIAFAAKKPLIGVHHIEGHISANYIEGDFKPPFVCMVVSGGHTHLVHVRDYGKYEIMGKTRDDAAGEAFDKVARSIGLGYPGGPKIDKISKEGNEDAIEFPRSYLENGSYDFSFSGVKSAVLNYINQCKMKEQEINVPDIAASFQKSVVEVIVNKTIKAAKELKLDKIALAGGVAANSKLREEMKKACEKEGITLHYPSLVYCTDNAAMIGVAGYYEYINGVRHNMDLNAIPNLKLSDRF comes from the coding sequence ATGAATGAAGACGTAATAATAATGGCTATAGAATCCTCATGTGATGAAACGTCAGTAGCTATTGTGAAAAATGGAAAACATGTTTTATCTAATATTATTTCCTCTCAAATAGATTTGCATAAAAAATTTGGAGGAGTTGTACCGGAGATAGCATCAAGAAAACATATTGAGAATATTGACCCTGTTATAAGTGAAGCATTAGAAGAAGCTGATATGACCATTAAAGATGTAACAGCCGTAGCAGTTACATATGGACCAGGATTGGTTGGAGCTTTACTAGTAGGGTTAGCAGAAGCGAAGGCAATAGCATTTGCAGCTAAAAAACCATTAATAGGTGTCCACCACATAGAAGGACATATAAGTGCTAATTATATAGAAGGAGATTTTAAACCACCTTTTGTTTGCATGGTAGTATCAGGAGGTCATACCCACTTGGTTCATGTTAGAGATTATGGTAAATATGAAATAATGGGTAAAACGAGAGATGACGCTGCTGGTGAAGCATTTGACAAAGTTGCAAGATCCATAGGGTTAGGATATCCAGGTGGACCAAAGATTGATAAAATCTCAAAAGAAGGAAATGAAGATGCAATAGAATTTCCTAGATCGTACTTAGAAAACGGATCTTATGATTTTAGTTTTAGTGGAGTAAAATCAGCAGTTCTCAACTATATAAATCAATGTAAGATGAAAGAGCAGGAAATAAATGTTCCTGATATTGCAGCAAGTTTTCAAAAATCTGTTGTAGAAGTAATAGTAAATAAAACAATAAAAGCTGCAAAAGAATTGAAACTTGACAAAATTGCTTTGGCTGGTGGTGTAGCGGCTAATAGCAAACTTAGAGAAGAAATGAAGAAAGCATGTGAAAAAGAAGGAATAACATTACACTATCCATCACTTGTATATTGTACTGATAATGCTGCTATGATAGGTGTAGCTGGTTATTATGAGTATATAAATGGCGTAAGACATAATATGGATTTAAATGCTATACCAAACTTAAAATTAAGCGATAGATTTTAA
- a CDS encoding ferritin, with translation MLSEKLLKEINEQITYELYSSHLYLAMASYCYSIDLDGFANFFMVQAEEERFHAMKFFNFVNEMDEKVELKGLETPPSDYDDIEDVYSETLQHEKFVTSRIYKLMDIAMEEREHATISFLKWFIDEQVEEEATVKGILQKLKRANKDVSIIYSIDSEMAQRVFTPPTNA, from the coding sequence ATGCTAAGTGAAAAATTATTAAAAGAAATAAATGAACAGATTACTTATGAGTTATATTCTTCTCATCTTTATCTAGCAATGGCATCATATTGTTATTCAATAGATCTAGATGGATTTGCCAACTTTTTTATGGTACAAGCAGAAGAAGAAAGATTTCATGCAATGAAATTCTTTAATTTTGTAAATGAAATGGATGAAAAAGTTGAATTAAAAGGTCTTGAAACACCCCCAAGTGATTATGATGATATAGAAGATGTTTATTCCGAAACTCTACAACATGAAAAATTCGTGACAAGCCGTATCTATAAATTAATGGATATTGCCATGGAAGAAAGAGAACATGCCACTATAAGCTTCTTGAAATGGTTTATTGATGAGCAAGTAGAAGAAGAAGCTACTGTTAAGGGTATTTTACAAAAATTAAAGAGAGCTAATAAAGATGTATCAATAATCTATTCTATTGACTCAGAAATGGCTCAGCGTGTTTTTACACCACCAACTAATGCTTAG
- the ispD gene encoding 2-C-methyl-D-erythritol 4-phosphate cytidylyltransferase translates to MNNVQCTVIIPAAGKGKRMKNDKSKQYIELDGKPILAYTIDAFEKCNEIQNIILVVGKDEVDYCRKEIVEKYNYQKIIAILEGGKERQDSVYEGIKKVPEDSDIVLIHDGARPFIGAEQIKQTIDDGIKYGACVLGVKVKDTIKVVDDDNNIVDTPNRNNLWAIQTPQTFKKELIALAYQKAQNDNYCATDDSMLVEKYLDIKIKIVEGLYSNIKITTIEDLIIAKNFIDQ, encoded by the coding sequence ATGAATAATGTGCAATGTACAGTAATAATACCTGCTGCTGGAAAAGGTAAAAGAATGAAAAATGATAAATCAAAACAATATATAGAATTAGATGGTAAACCTATACTAGCCTATACTATAGATGCTTTTGAAAAATGTAATGAAATACAAAATATCATTTTAGTGGTAGGAAAAGATGAAGTCGATTATTGTAGAAAGGAAATTGTAGAAAAATATAATTATCAAAAGATAATAGCTATATTAGAGGGAGGAAAAGAAAGACAGGATTCAGTATACGAAGGTATAAAGAAAGTGCCAGAGGATAGTGATATAGTTTTGATACATGATGGTGCCAGACCTTTTATAGGTGCTGAGCAAATAAAACAAACAATTGATGACGGGATTAAATATGGTGCTTGTGTCTTAGGAGTCAAGGTTAAAGATACAATTAAAGTAGTTGATGATGATAATAATATTGTAGATACCCCTAACCGAAATAATCTATGGGCAATTCAAACACCTCAAACATTTAAAAAAGAGTTAATTGCATTGGCTTATCAAAAAGCTCAAAATGATAATTATTGTGCTACAGATGATTCAATGTTAGTTGAAAAATATCTAGATATTAAAATAAAGATTGTAGAAGGACTATATTCAAATATAAAAATAACTACTATTGAAGATTTGATTATCGCCAAAAATTTTATTGATCAATAA